A single region of the Candidatus Manganitrophaceae bacterium genome encodes:
- the kdpA gene encoding potassium-transporting ATPase subunit KdpA has translation MTANGVLQITLYFLALVALVKPLGWYMAQVFEGKPAGLNRLLQPIERRIYRLCGVREEEEMNWQRYTVAMLLFSVVGFIVLYLQQRLQGLLPLNPQKLGAVSPDSALNTAVSFTTNTNWQGYGGESTMSYLTQMLGLAVHNFMSAATGIAILLALVRGFARRSAQGLGNFWVDLTRSTLYLLLPLSVVFALVLVWQGVPQTFSSDKSVKLLQPTSYDNPVIDPSGKPVLDEKGQPKTEKVSLTEQSVAVGPVASQLAIKQLGTNGGGFFNVNSAHPFENPTPLTNFLELLAILLIPAALCYTFGAMVGDTRQGWALLTAMLVVLIPLTFLCAWSEQNGNPAFATLGVDQAAGALQAGGNMEGKEVRFGIINSALWATATTAASNGSVNAMHDSFTPLGGLIPLWLIQLGEVIFGGVGSGLYGMLIFAVIAVFIAGLMVGRTPEYLGKKIEAYEMKMASLAILVMPIIVLLFTAMAAVTTAGVSSMANPGAHGFSEALYAYSSMGNNNGSAFAGLNANTPFYNLTGALVMLIGRFWIAVPTLALAGSLVRKNKVPVGPGTLPTHTPLFISWLVAIVIIVGALTFFPALALGPIAEYFQGGV, from the coding sequence ATGACAGCCAATGGCGTTTTACAAATCACCCTTTATTTTTTGGCCTTGGTCGCTCTGGTCAAGCCGCTTGGGTGGTACATGGCCCAGGTGTTTGAAGGGAAACCGGCCGGCCTCAACCGTCTATTACAACCGATCGAGCGGCGGATCTACCGGCTCTGCGGGGTCCGTGAGGAAGAGGAGATGAACTGGCAGCGCTACACGGTGGCGATGCTCCTCTTCAGCGTCGTCGGGTTCATTGTCCTCTATCTCCAGCAGCGACTCCAAGGGCTCTTGCCGCTCAACCCGCAAAAGCTGGGCGCGGTGTCACCTGACTCGGCCCTCAACACGGCGGTCAGCTTTACCACCAACACAAACTGGCAGGGATATGGCGGCGAGTCGACGATGAGCTACCTGACCCAGATGCTCGGGTTGGCGGTTCACAATTTCATGTCGGCGGCCACCGGCATTGCGATCCTGCTCGCGCTTGTGCGGGGTTTTGCCCGCCGTTCCGCCCAGGGGCTCGGCAACTTCTGGGTCGATCTGACCCGGTCGACCCTTTATCTCCTCCTTCCGCTCTCCGTCGTTTTTGCGTTGGTCTTGGTGTGGCAAGGGGTCCCTCAGACGTTTAGCAGCGATAAAAGCGTGAAGCTGCTGCAGCCGACGAGCTACGACAATCCGGTGATCGATCCGAGCGGAAAGCCGGTGCTCGACGAAAAAGGTCAGCCGAAGACAGAGAAGGTTTCTCTCACCGAACAGTCGGTGGCGGTCGGGCCGGTTGCCTCGCAACTGGCGATCAAACAGCTCGGCACCAACGGCGGCGGCTTTTTCAACGTCAACTCAGCCCATCCCTTCGAGAACCCGACCCCGCTGACCAATTTTCTGGAGCTGCTGGCGATTCTGTTGATCCCGGCGGCCCTCTGCTATACCTTCGGCGCGATGGTCGGCGACACGCGGCAGGGTTGGGCGCTGCTCACCGCCATGCTGGTCGTCTTAATCCCGCTCACCTTCCTCTGCGCCTGGAGCGAGCAGAACGGCAATCCGGCTTTCGCAACCCTCGGCGTCGACCAGGCCGCCGGCGCGCTGCAGGCGGGGGGCAACATGGAGGGAAAAGAGGTCCGATTCGGGATCATCAACTCCGCGCTGTGGGCCACGGCGACCACCGCCGCTTCAAACGGCTCGGTCAACGCGATGCACGACTCCTTCACCCCCCTCGGGGGATTAATCCCTCTCTGGCTGATTCAACTCGGAGAGGTGATCTTCGGCGGGGTCGGCTCCGGACTCTACGGGATGCTCATCTTTGCGGTGATTGCCGTTTTCATCGCAGGGCTCATGGTCGGCCGGACCCCCGAGTATCTCGGCAAGAAGATCGAGGCGTATGAGATGAAGATGGCGTCGCTGGCGATCCTTGTTATGCCGATCATCGTCCTCCTCTTTACGGCAATGGCGGCGGTGACGACGGCCGGCGTCTCTTCGATGGCCAATCCGGGCGCGCACGGCTTCAGCGAGGCGCTTTATGCCTATAGCTCGATGGGAAACAACAACGGCAGCGCCTTCGCCGGACTCAACGCGAACACGCCGTTTTACAATCTCACCGGCGCGCTCGTCATGTTGATCGGGCGATTCTGGATCGCCGTCCCGACGTTGGCCTTGGCCGGATCGCTCGTCCGAAAGAACAAGGTGCCGGTCGGCCCGGGGACCCTTCCGACCCATACGCCGCTCTTCATCTCCTGGCTGGTTGCGATCGTGATCATCGTTGGCGCGCTGACCTTTTTCCCGGCCCTGGCGCTCGGCCCAATCGCAGAATATTTTCAAGGAGGGGTTTAA
- the kdpB gene encoding potassium-transporting ATPase subunit KdpB: MDSTLKETKKSRPLFDRAILGQASVEAFRRLDPRQQVGNPVMFVVEVGSLLTTVLFIQALFGKGEMSAGYILTISIWLWFTVVFANFAEAVAEGRGKAQAAALKKSRRDLSAKKLAAPENREKYSTVQASTLRKGDRVLVEAGDDIPADGEVIMGVASVNESAITGESAPVIRESGDRSSVTGGTRVLSDWLVVRITTNPGEMFIDRMIAMVEGAKRQKTPNEIALNILLAALTIIFLLVCISLLPFSIYSVTASGHGAPVAVTIVVALLVCLIPTTIGGLLSAIRIAGMDRMVQANVIAMSGQAVEAAGDVDVLLLDKTGTITLGNRQATEFVAARGISGERLADAAQLASLADETPEGRSIVILAKQRYQIRERQIHELGATFVPFSAQTRMSGVNLPGGEQIRKGAGDAIEAWLKEQGGEIPADVRAAAENIAKKGGTPLVVADGPRALGVIYLKDIVKGGIKERFSELRKAGIKTVMITGDNPLTAAAVAAEAGVDDFLAQATPETKLKLIRELQTGGRLVAMTGDGTNDAPALAQADVAVAMNTGTQAAKEAGNLVDLDSNPTKLIEIVEVGKQLLMTRGALTTFSTANDVSKYFAIIPAAFAGIYPGLAALNIMRLATPQSAVLSAVIFNALIIVALIPLCLKGIRYQPVWAAALFRRNLLIYGVGGVIVPFIGIKVIDMILVAFGWA, encoded by the coding sequence ATGGATTCGACCCTGAAGGAAACCAAAAAAAGCCGACCGCTCTTTGATCGAGCGATCTTAGGTCAAGCCTCTGTCGAAGCATTTCGACGGCTCGACCCGCGCCAGCAGGTCGGCAACCCGGTGATGTTCGTGGTGGAGGTCGGAAGTCTTTTGACGACCGTGCTCTTTATCCAGGCGCTGTTCGGCAAAGGTGAAATGTCGGCTGGGTATATTCTGACGATTTCGATTTGGCTCTGGTTTACGGTGGTTTTCGCCAACTTTGCGGAGGCGGTGGCCGAGGGAAGGGGAAAGGCGCAGGCGGCGGCGCTGAAGAAATCCCGCCGAGACCTTTCCGCCAAAAAGCTGGCCGCCCCGGAGAATCGGGAAAAATATTCAACCGTTCAAGCGAGCACCTTGCGCAAGGGAGACAGGGTCCTGGTGGAGGCGGGGGATGATATCCCTGCGGATGGGGAAGTGATCATGGGGGTCGCCTCAGTGAACGAAAGCGCCATCACGGGAGAGAGCGCCCCGGTCATCCGGGAGTCGGGCGACCGAAGTTCAGTGACGGGAGGGACGCGGGTCCTCTCCGATTGGCTCGTCGTCCGGATTACCACCAACCCCGGGGAGATGTTCATCGATCGGATGATCGCGATGGTTGAAGGGGCGAAACGTCAGAAAACGCCGAACGAAATCGCGCTGAACATTCTATTGGCGGCGCTGACGATCATCTTTCTCCTCGTCTGCATCAGCCTCTTGCCCTTTTCGATTTACAGCGTGACCGCCTCCGGTCATGGGGCCCCGGTGGCGGTGACCATCGTGGTCGCCCTGTTGGTCTGCCTGATTCCGACCACGATCGGGGGACTGCTCTCGGCGATCCGGATCGCCGGGATGGATCGGATGGTTCAGGCCAACGTGATTGCGATGTCGGGCCAGGCGGTCGAAGCGGCGGGCGACGTCGATGTGCTCCTCCTGGACAAGACCGGCACGATCACCCTCGGAAATCGTCAGGCGACCGAATTTGTCGCGGCCCGGGGGATCAGCGGAGAGCGTCTCGCCGATGCGGCGCAGCTCGCTTCATTGGCCGACGAGACCCCCGAAGGGCGGAGCATCGTCATCTTGGCGAAGCAGCGTTATCAAATCAGAGAACGGCAAATTCATGAGCTCGGCGCAACCTTCGTTCCCTTTTCGGCCCAGACGCGAATGAGCGGGGTGAACCTTCCGGGGGGAGAGCAGATCCGGAAGGGGGCCGGCGACGCGATCGAGGCATGGCTGAAAGAGCAAGGGGGGGAGATTCCGGCGGACGTTCGCGCCGCGGCGGAAAATATCGCCAAAAAAGGGGGGACCCCGCTGGTCGTCGCGGATGGTCCGAGAGCGCTCGGGGTCATCTACCTGAAAGATATCGTGAAGGGGGGAATCAAAGAACGCTTTTCGGAGCTTCGAAAGGCGGGGATTAAAACGGTCATGATCACCGGGGACAACCCGCTGACCGCGGCGGCGGTGGCGGCGGAGGCGGGGGTCGATGACTTCCTGGCGCAGGCGACGCCGGAGACCAAGCTCAAACTCATTCGAGAGCTGCAGACCGGCGGACGGCTGGTGGCGATGACCGGGGATGGGACGAACGATGCGCCGGCGCTGGCCCAAGCGGACGTGGCGGTGGCGATGAATACGGGGACGCAGGCGGCCAAAGAAGCGGGGAACCTCGTCGACCTCGATTCGAATCCGACGAAGCTGATCGAGATCGTCGAGGTCGGCAAACAGCTCTTGATGACCCGCGGCGCGCTGACGACCTTCAGCACCGCCAATGACGTCTCCAAATATTTCGCCATTATCCCCGCTGCGTTTGCCGGGATCTATCCCGGACTGGCGGCGCTCAACATCATGCGACTGGCGACGCCGCAAAGTGCCGTCCTCTCGGCGGTGATCTTCAATGCATTGATCATCGTCGCGCTGATTCCGCTCTGTCTTAAAGGGATCCGCTATCAGCCGGTCTGGGCGGCGGCGCTCTTTCGGCGCAACCTGCTAATCTACGGCGTCGGGGGGGTGATCGTACCGTTTATCGGAATCAAGGTGATCGATATGATCCTGGTTGCATTCGGCTGGGCGTAG
- the kdpC gene encoding potassium-transporting ATPase subunit KdpC has product MWKQELKPAVLLFLIITVLTGALYPFAITQIASLFFPNQSGGSLIEREGQVLGSEQIGQPFDDPKYFWGRPSATSPFGYNAAASSGSNLGPTNEALKKAVADRVAALKSADPENTVPVPVDLVTASGSGLDPDITPASALYQLHRVATARGVGEETIRRLIDEKTEGRPFGVFGEPRINVLDLNLTLDAFIQKRDLP; this is encoded by the coding sequence ATGTGGAAGCAAGAACTAAAACCGGCCGTGTTGTTGTTTTTGATCATCACCGTCCTGACCGGGGCGCTTTATCCTTTCGCCATCACCCAGATCGCTTCGCTCTTTTTTCCGAATCAATCGGGAGGGAGCCTGATCGAGAGAGAGGGGCAAGTGCTCGGATCCGAGCAGATCGGTCAGCCGTTTGACGATCCGAAATACTTTTGGGGCCGCCCGTCGGCGACCTCGCCGTTCGGTTATAACGCCGCGGCCTCTTCCGGATCAAATCTTGGCCCGACGAATGAGGCGCTGAAAAAGGCGGTGGCCGACCGGGTGGCCGCATTGAAGTCCGCCGATCCGGAAAATACCGTGCCGGTCCCGGTCGATCTCGTGACCGCCTCCGGAAGCGGGCTCGACCCGGACATCACCCCTGCCTCGGCCCTCTATCAGCTCCATCGCGTCGCGACCGCCCGCGGCGTCGGGGAGGAGACGATCCGGCGTTTGATCGATGAAAAAACCGAAGGGCGGCCGTTCGGAGTGTTTGGAGAGCCCCGCATCAATGTCCTCGATCTCAATCTGACACTCGATGCGTTTATTCAAAAAAGAGATCTTCCTTAG